Proteins from a genomic interval of Sphingopyxis sp. QXT-31:
- a CDS encoding acyl-CoA dehydrogenase family protein encodes MSDLDAFRAEVRGWLEANCPAEMREPIREEGDVCWGGRNWVFKNDAQKAWLEACVAKGYTVPDWPKPYGGAGLTPEETKILKQEMKRINARSPLDSFGIWMLGPALLQFGTEEQKVQYLNPIARGEIRWCQGYSEPGSGSDLVSLQTFGEDKGDHWVVNGSKIWTSYADKADWIFCLVRTDKTNKYQGITFMLFDMESPGVTTKPILLISGNSPFCETFFDDVEVPKTQYIGEINRGWDVAKYLLGHEREMISGGGAGGDMVSIGGAFAKAFGKNAAGELDDPILRAEMAAFDVDVFAYRAMGERFMDMWKTGRAHPASSNMMKYVGTELNKRRHELVMSGGGSEALEWDSEETKGGARARGWLRTKANSIEGGTSEVMLNVIAKRILDLPGA; translated from the coding sequence ATGAGCGATCTGGACGCTTTTCGCGCCGAAGTGCGCGGCTGGCTGGAGGCGAACTGCCCCGCCGAAATGCGCGAACCCATCCGCGAGGAAGGCGATGTCTGCTGGGGCGGACGCAATTGGGTGTTCAAGAACGACGCCCAGAAAGCCTGGCTCGAAGCGTGCGTGGCGAAGGGCTATACCGTGCCCGACTGGCCCAAGCCCTATGGCGGCGCCGGCCTCACGCCCGAAGAAACCAAGATCCTCAAACAGGAAATGAAGCGCATCAACGCGCGCTCGCCGCTCGACAGCTTCGGCATCTGGATGCTCGGCCCCGCGCTGCTGCAATTCGGTACGGAGGAGCAGAAGGTCCAGTATCTGAACCCGATCGCGCGCGGCGAAATCCGCTGGTGCCAGGGCTATTCGGAACCCGGCTCGGGCAGCGACCTCGTGTCCTTGCAGACCTTCGGCGAGGACAAGGGCGATCACTGGGTCGTCAACGGCTCGAAAATCTGGACGAGCTACGCCGACAAGGCCGACTGGATCTTCTGCCTCGTCCGCACCGACAAGACGAACAAATATCAGGGCATCACCTTCATGCTCTTCGACATGGAGAGCCCCGGCGTCACCACCAAGCCGATCCTGCTCATCTCCGGCAATTCGCCCTTTTGCGAAACCTTCTTCGACGATGTCGAGGTGCCGAAGACGCAATATATCGGCGAGATCAACCGCGGCTGGGACGTCGCCAAATATCTGCTCGGCCACGAACGCGAGATGATCTCGGGCGGCGGCGCGGGCGGCGACATGGTCAGCATCGGCGGCGCCTTCGCCAAGGCCTTCGGCAAGAACGCCGCGGGCGAACTCGACGATCCGATCCTGCGCGCCGAAATGGCGGCGTTCGACGTCGACGTCTTCGCCTATCGCGCGATGGGCGAGCGCTTCATGGATATGTGGAAGACCGGTCGCGCGCATCCGGCCAGCTCGAACATGATGAAATATGTCGGCACCGAGCTCAACAAGCGCCGCCACGAACTGGTGATGTCGGGCGGCGGCAGCGAAGCCCTGGAATGGGACAGCGAAGAGACCAAGGGCGGCGCCCGCGCGCGGGGCTGGCTGCGCACCAAGGCCAATTCGATCGAAGGCGGGACGAGCGAAGTCATGCTCAACGTCATCGCCAAGCGTATCCTCGACCTGCCGGGCGCCTGA
- a CDS encoding SDR family NAD(P)-dependent oxidoreductase, which yields MRFAGKVAVVTGAASGIGKATVLKLAAEGAHVFAADIDLAGGQALAASSNGKIDFVPCDVTRPADIEILMDTAAAKGGGIDIVFNNAAAGGDRAPIDEISPEDWDRTMDLVLKSVAMGIRYAAPHMKHRPGASIVNTASVAALGAGYSPTAYAVAKAGVLHLSKVAATDLAQYGIRVNAICPGFINTNIFTASLEVPDAMKAQANDIIAGMSAQAQPVARGGQPEDIANAVAYLASEESSFMTGTHLLVDGGLTIGQRHAWDKESPGMFDALVAMEEAAKAGAAA from the coding sequence ATGCGATTCGCAGGCAAGGTCGCCGTGGTCACCGGCGCGGCATCGGGCATCGGCAAGGCGACGGTGCTGAAACTGGCGGCCGAGGGCGCACATGTCTTCGCCGCCGACATCGACCTTGCGGGCGGGCAGGCGCTCGCCGCGTCGTCGAACGGCAAGATCGACTTCGTCCCATGCGACGTGACGCGCCCCGCCGACATCGAGATCTTGATGGACACCGCCGCGGCGAAGGGCGGCGGGATCGACATCGTGTTCAACAATGCCGCCGCGGGCGGTGACCGCGCGCCGATCGACGAGATCAGCCCCGAGGACTGGGACCGGACGATGGACCTGGTGCTGAAGTCGGTGGCGATGGGCATCCGTTACGCCGCGCCGCATATGAAGCACCGCCCGGGCGCGAGCATCGTCAACACCGCGAGCGTCGCGGCGCTGGGTGCGGGCTATTCGCCGACCGCCTATGCGGTGGCGAAGGCGGGGGTGCTGCACCTCAGCAAGGTCGCGGCCACCGACCTCGCGCAATATGGCATCCGCGTGAACGCGATCTGCCCGGGCTTCATCAACACCAATATCTTCACCGCCTCGCTCGAAGTACCCGACGCCATGAAGGCGCAGGCGAATGACATCATCGCCGGCATGAGCGCGCAGGCGCAGCCCGTCGCGCGCGGTGGCCAGCCGGAGGACATCGCCAACGCCGTCGCCTATCTCGCGAGCGAGGAAAGCTCGTTCATGACCGGCACCCACCTGCTGGTCGACGGCGGGCTGACGATCGGCCAGCGCCATGCCTGGGACAAGGAAAGCCCGGGCATGTTCGACGCGCTCGTCGCGATGGAGGAGGCGGCGAAGGCGGGAGCCGCGGCGTGA
- a CDS encoding MFS transporter has translation MTAAAKAVPDARRLPVWLKATHGLGSIAYGVKDNGFATFLLLFYNQVIGLDAGVVGAAIMVALFADALVDPIIGELTDRTRSRWGRRLPWLYGAPIPLAIMWMLLWSPPEMSDAATIGWLIAFAIIVRALVSMCEVPSVAIVPELTADYDERTVVMRYRFLFGWGGGLLILLLAYGVFFGGPKGLVDPAGYFPYALTGALMMAGAVMISAAGQHKRIAVSNLADAKPAGSLGDILREMKKTLSNRAFLWLIFAALFGFINQGITFSMTNYMLGFFWKFDQGEMITYVFLLFGTMIAAFLLVAPLSKALGKREGAIVAGAISLTVNTAMYFAWIQGVFPGLPGKPSAEVMFALVFFSNTFAIILMILSSSMMADVVEASQSETGRRSEGLFFAGYFFMQKCATGIGIFIAGQILSYAAFPSAAKPGEVGDAVLTDLAWGYMLAVLVIGLMGLIVTRQFPISRADHEARLALLDDAARVDPDASGAHP, from the coding sequence GTGACCGCCGCCGCCAAGGCCGTGCCCGACGCACGGCGCCTGCCCGTCTGGCTCAAGGCGACGCACGGGCTCGGCAGCATCGCCTATGGCGTCAAGGACAATGGTTTCGCGACCTTCCTGCTGCTCTTCTACAACCAGGTCATCGGGCTCGACGCGGGGGTGGTCGGCGCCGCGATCATGGTCGCGCTGTTCGCCGACGCGCTGGTCGATCCGATCATCGGCGAGCTGACCGACCGCACGCGCAGCCGCTGGGGCCGCCGCCTGCCCTGGCTCTATGGCGCGCCGATCCCGCTCGCGATCATGTGGATGCTGCTGTGGAGCCCGCCCGAGATGAGCGACGCGGCGACGATCGGCTGGCTAATCGCCTTTGCGATCATCGTCCGCGCGCTGGTGTCGATGTGCGAGGTGCCGTCGGTCGCGATCGTGCCCGAGCTGACCGCCGATTATGACGAGCGCACCGTGGTGATGCGTTATCGCTTCCTGTTCGGCTGGGGCGGCGGCCTGCTGATCCTGCTGCTCGCTTATGGCGTATTCTTCGGCGGGCCGAAGGGGCTCGTCGATCCGGCGGGCTATTTCCCCTATGCGCTGACCGGCGCGCTGATGATGGCGGGCGCGGTGATGATCTCGGCCGCGGGACAGCACAAAAGGATCGCGGTATCGAACCTGGCCGATGCCAAGCCCGCGGGGAGCCTTGGCGACATCCTCCGCGAAATGAAGAAGACGCTGTCGAACCGCGCCTTTCTGTGGCTGATCTTCGCGGCGCTGTTCGGCTTCATCAACCAGGGCATCACTTTCTCGATGACCAATTATATGCTCGGCTTTTTCTGGAAGTTCGATCAGGGCGAGATGATCACCTATGTCTTCCTGCTGTTCGGGACGATGATTGCCGCCTTCCTGCTGGTCGCGCCGCTGTCGAAGGCGCTCGGCAAGCGCGAGGGCGCGATCGTCGCGGGTGCCATCTCGCTGACCGTCAACACCGCGATGTATTTCGCCTGGATCCAGGGCGTCTTCCCCGGCCTGCCGGGCAAGCCCTCGGCCGAGGTCATGTTCGCTTTGGTCTTCTTCTCGAACACCTTTGCGATCATCCTGATGATCCTCTCCTCGTCGATGATGGCCGATGTGGTCGAAGCGTCGCAGAGCGAGACAGGGCGGCGGTCCGAGGGGCTGTTCTTCGCGGGCTATTTCTTCATGCAGAAATGCGCGACGGGGATCGGCATCTTCATCGCGGGCCAGATATTGTCCTACGCCGCCTTTCCGTCCGCGGCAAAGCCCGGCGAGGTCGGTGACGCGGTGCTCACCGACCTCGCCTGGGGCTATATGCTCGCGGTGCTGGTGATCGGGCTGATGGGGCTGATCGTGACGCGGCAATTCCCGATCTCGCGCGCCGATCACGAGGCGCGGCTGGCGCTGCTCGACGATGCGGCGCGGGTAGACCCCGATGCGAGCGGAGCGCATCCGTAA
- a CDS encoding acyl-CoA dehydrogenase family protein, which translates to MDFDLTERQQYWQGRVREFIDRKVRPAVPTYYEQDAKGDRWKVIQIVEDLKAEAKAAGIWNLFMPPRSGAHHHVDETFEFEGPGLTNLEYALCAEEMGRVGFASEVFNCSAPDTGNMEVFHRYGTRAQKEKYLGRLMNGEIRSAFLMTEPAVASSDATNIETRIERDGDDYVINGTKWWSSGAGDPRCEIAIVMGKTDFAAKRHAQQSMVLMPLNAPGVTIKRHLPVFGYDDAPHGHMEIELKDVRVNAEEAMLLGEGRGFEIAQGRLGPGRIHHCMRTIGVAEEAISKMAKRLQSRVAFGKKIAEYSIWEHRLARARIDIEMTRLLCLKAADMMDKVGNKAAAAEIAMIKVQAPNMALSIIDDAIQAHGAGGVSEDFGLAKAYAHQRTLRLADGPDEVHERAIARIEFAKHSEASEPGFSSGDIGASR; encoded by the coding sequence ATGGATTTCGACCTCACCGAACGGCAGCAATATTGGCAGGGCCGCGTGCGCGAATTCATCGATCGCAAGGTCCGCCCCGCGGTGCCGACCTATTATGAGCAGGACGCCAAAGGCGACCGCTGGAAGGTGATCCAGATCGTCGAGGATCTGAAGGCCGAGGCGAAGGCCGCGGGCATCTGGAACCTGTTCATGCCGCCGCGGAGCGGCGCGCACCACCATGTCGACGAGACGTTCGAGTTCGAAGGCCCCGGCCTCACCAACCTCGAATATGCGCTGTGCGCCGAGGAAATGGGCCGCGTCGGTTTCGCGAGCGAAGTGTTCAACTGCTCGGCGCCCGACACCGGCAACATGGAAGTGTTCCATCGCTACGGAACGCGCGCGCAGAAGGAAAAATATCTCGGCCGGCTGATGAACGGCGAGATTCGCTCGGCGTTCCTGATGACCGAGCCCGCGGTCGCTTCGTCGGATGCAACGAACATCGAGACGCGGATCGAGCGCGACGGCGACGATTATGTCATCAACGGCACCAAATGGTGGTCGTCGGGCGCGGGCGATCCGCGCTGCGAGATCGCGATCGTGATGGGCAAGACCGACTTCGCCGCCAAGCGCCACGCGCAGCAGTCGATGGTGCTGATGCCGCTGAACGCGCCGGGGGTGACCATCAAGCGCCACCTGCCCGTCTTCGGCTACGACGACGCGCCGCACGGGCATATGGAAATCGAACTGAAGGACGTCCGCGTCAACGCCGAGGAAGCGATGCTGCTGGGCGAGGGTCGCGGCTTCGAGATCGCGCAGGGCCGCCTCGGGCCGGGCCGCATCCATCACTGCATGCGCACGATCGGCGTCGCCGAGGAAGCGATCAGCAAGATGGCGAAGCGGCTGCAGTCGCGCGTCGCGTTCGGCAAGAAGATCGCCGAATACAGCATCTGGGAGCATCGCCTGGCGCGCGCGCGCATCGACATCGAGATGACGCGCCTGCTCTGCCTCAAGGCCGCCGACATGATGGACAAGGTCGGCAATAAGGCGGCCGCGGCCGAGATCGCGATGATCAAGGTGCAGGCGCCGAACATGGCGCTGTCGATCATCGACGACGCGATCCAGGCGCATGGCGCCGGCGGCGTGTCGGAAGATTTCGGGCTGGCCAAGGCCTATGCGCATCAGCGCACGCTGCGCTTGGCCGATGGTCCCGACGAGGTTCACGAACGCGCGATCGCGCGGATCGAATTTGCGAAGCACAGCGAAGCGAGCGAGCCGGGCTTTTCGTCGGGCGACATCGGCGCTTCGCGTTAA
- a CDS encoding Zn-dependent alcohol dehydrogenase: MTKAAILIEAGQPLSIETVQIADCGPHEVRIRTAACGLCHSDLHFIDGAYPHPLPAIPGHEAAGIVEAVGSEVRMVKVGDAVVTCLSAFCGHCEFCVSGRMSLCMGGDTRRAPGQPPRITRPDGSPVNQMLNLSAFAETMLVHEHACVRIDPDMPLDRAAVIGCAVTTGAGTIFNACKVTPGETVAVVGCGGVGLATINAAKIAGAGRIIAADPVPEKRALAMKLGATDVVDALSDDAAKQILEISKGGVDHAIEAVGRPASASLAVASLRRGGTATILGMMPLSEKVGLSAMDLLSGKKLQGAIMGGNRFPVDIPRLVDFYLRGLLDLDSIVAETIPLEKVNEGFEAMKKGDAARSVIVFDQ, encoded by the coding sequence ATGACCAAAGCCGCCATCCTGATCGAAGCCGGCCAGCCGCTGTCGATCGAGACCGTCCAGATCGCCGATTGCGGCCCGCACGAGGTGCGCATCCGTACCGCCGCGTGCGGCCTCTGCCATTCGGACCTGCATTTCATCGACGGCGCCTATCCGCACCCCCTTCCGGCCATTCCCGGCCATGAGGCGGCGGGCATCGTCGAGGCGGTCGGCAGCGAAGTGCGCATGGTCAAGGTCGGCGACGCGGTCGTCACTTGCCTGTCGGCCTTCTGCGGCCACTGCGAATTCTGCGTCAGCGGCCGCATGTCGCTGTGCATGGGCGGCGACACCCGCCGCGCGCCCGGCCAGCCGCCGCGCATCACGCGCCCCGACGGCTCGCCCGTGAACCAGATGCTGAACCTCAGCGCCTTTGCCGAGACGATGCTGGTGCACGAACATGCCTGCGTGCGCATCGACCCCGACATGCCGCTCGACCGCGCCGCGGTGATCGGCTGCGCGGTGACCACCGGCGCGGGGACGATCTTCAACGCGTGCAAGGTGACCCCGGGCGAGACCGTCGCGGTCGTCGGCTGCGGCGGCGTCGGCCTCGCGACGATCAACGCCGCGAAGATCGCTGGCGCGGGGCGGATCATCGCCGCCGACCCGGTGCCCGAGAAGCGCGCGCTGGCCATGAAGCTCGGCGCGACCGATGTCGTCGACGCGCTGTCGGACGACGCCGCGAAGCAGATCCTCGAGATCAGCAAGGGCGGTGTCGATCATGCGATCGAGGCCGTGGGGCGCCCGGCCTCGGCGAGCCTCGCGGTCGCGTCGCTGCGCCGCGGCGGCACCGCGACGATCCTGGGCATGATGCCCTTGTCGGAGAAGGTCGGGCTCAGCGCGATGGACCTGCTCAGCGGCAAGAAATTGCAGGGCGCGATCATGGGGGGCAACCGCTTCCCCGTCGATATCCCGCGCCTCGTCGATTTTTACCTGCGCGGCCTGCTCGACCTCGACAGCATCGTCGCCGAGACGATCCCGCTCGAAAAGGTCAACGAAGGGTTCGAAGCCATGAAGAAAGGCGATGCCGCGCGGTCGGTGATCGTGTTCGACCAGTGA
- a CDS encoding phosphotransferase family protein, whose amino-acid sequence MTLDAQKAFSGTVAPEGADVLDEAKLTAWMEAHVEGFEGPLTQGKFAGGQSNPTYKISAPSGNYVLRRKPFGPLLPSAHAVDREYKVQAGLYKTGFPVARQYGLCTDDEVVGSWFYVMGMVDGQTIWDGAMPGSTPENRRATYEAMIDTLAALHSVDVEAAGLSDFGKPGNYFGRQVDRWTKQYRLSETETMDEMEQLIAWLPATLPEQTRTSVVHGDYRIDNMIFAKDRPQVLAVLDWELSTLGDPLADFTYVAMAWVTENGGRSGVEDLDRKALGIPELDEMVARYCAATGRTGVPDMNWYFAYNFFRLAGIIQGIKKRVIDGTASSQHARDMSERVRPLAEKAWAFAKKAGA is encoded by the coding sequence GTGACGCTCGACGCGCAAAAGGCCTTCAGCGGCACCGTCGCGCCTGAGGGCGCCGATGTGCTCGACGAGGCGAAGCTGACGGCGTGGATGGAAGCGCATGTCGAGGGGTTCGAGGGCCCGCTGACGCAAGGCAAGTTCGCCGGCGGCCAGTCGAACCCGACCTACAAGATCTCGGCGCCGTCGGGCAATTATGTCCTGCGCCGCAAGCCCTTCGGCCCGTTGCTGCCTTCGGCGCATGCGGTCGACCGCGAATATAAGGTGCAGGCGGGGCTGTATAAGACGGGCTTCCCCGTCGCGCGCCAGTACGGCCTGTGCACCGACGACGAGGTCGTCGGCAGCTGGTTCTATGTCATGGGGATGGTCGACGGGCAGACGATCTGGGACGGCGCGATGCCGGGGTCGACCCCCGAGAACCGCCGCGCGACGTACGAGGCGATGATCGACACGCTCGCCGCGCTGCATTCGGTCGATGTCGAGGCCGCCGGGCTGTCGGATTTCGGCAAGCCCGGCAATTATTTCGGGCGCCAGGTCGACCGCTGGACCAAGCAGTACCGCCTTTCCGAAACCGAGACGATGGACGAGATGGAGCAGCTGATCGCCTGGCTGCCCGCGACGCTGCCCGAGCAGACGCGCACCAGCGTCGTCCATGGCGATTACCGCATCGACAATATGATCTTTGCGAAAGACCGGCCGCAAGTGCTCGCGGTGCTCGACTGGGAGCTCTCGACGCTGGGCGATCCGCTCGCCGATTTCACCTATGTCGCGATGGCGTGGGTGACCGAGAATGGCGGGCGCTCGGGGGTCGAGGACCTCGACCGCAAGGCGCTGGGCATCCCCGAATTGGACGAGATGGTCGCGCGCTATTGCGCCGCCACCGGCCGCACCGGCGTGCCCGACATGAACTGGTATTTCGCGTACAACTTCTTTCGCCTCGCCGGGATCATCCAGGGGATCAAGAAGCGCGTGATCGACGGCACCGCCTCGTCGCAGCACGCGCGCGACATGTCCGAGCGCGTCCGCCCGCTCGCCGAAAAGGCGTGGGCCTTCGCGAAGAAGGCGGGCGCATGA
- a CDS encoding SDR family oxidoreductase — MSLFDLSGKVAIVTGSSRGIGRAIAEEYADHGAKVVITSRNLEPCEEVAAAINAKHPGHAIAISSSLSSKESLQAMVDSGRAAFGPIDILVCNAASNPHYGAMETISDEALRKTLDHNIVAQHWLITMVVPGMRERKSGSIILVSSIGGLRGTAIIGTYAITKAADIQMVKNLAREFGPSNIRINAIAPGLVKTDFAKALWENPDNLKASVSNACLGRIGEPREIAGAAVFLGSEAASFMTGQTVVLDGGVVV, encoded by the coding sequence ATGAGCCTGTTCGACCTGAGCGGCAAGGTCGCGATCGTCACCGGATCGTCGCGCGGCATCGGGCGCGCGATCGCCGAGGAATATGCCGATCATGGTGCCAAGGTGGTCATCACCAGCCGCAACCTCGAGCCATGCGAAGAGGTCGCCGCGGCGATCAATGCCAAGCATCCCGGCCATGCGATCGCGATATCGTCGAGCCTGTCGTCGAAGGAATCCTTACAAGCCATGGTCGACTCCGGGCGTGCCGCCTTCGGCCCGATCGACATCCTCGTCTGCAACGCGGCGTCGAACCCGCATTACGGCGCGATGGAGACGATCAGCGACGAGGCGCTGCGCAAGACGCTCGACCATAATATCGTCGCGCAGCATTGGCTGATCACGATGGTGGTGCCCGGCATGCGCGAGCGCAAGTCGGGGTCGATCATCCTGGTTTCGTCGATCGGGGGGCTGCGCGGCACCGCGATCATCGGCACCTATGCGATCACCAAGGCCGCCGACATCCAGATGGTCAAGAATCTGGCGCGCGAGTTCGGGCCGTCGAACATCCGGATCAACGCGATCGCGCCAGGGCTGGTGAAGACCGATTTCGCCAAGGCTTTGTGGGAAAATCCTGACAATCTGAAGGCGTCGGTGTCGAACGCGTGTTTGGGCCGCATCGGCGAGCCGCGCGAGATCGCGGGCGCGGCGGTGTTCCTGGGCTCGGAAGCGGCGAGTTTCATGACCGGGCAGACGGTCGTGCTGGATGGAGGTGTGGTGGTATGA
- a CDS encoding SDR family NAD(P)-dependent oxidoreductase yields the protein MSGALDGKVAIITGAGSGIGRASALRFAAEGAKLVLGDKTAAVHETAKAVQDAGGEAVALEIDAGVESDVASLVRAAQETFGGLDIAFANAGIIGDMGGIFDFDPGAWAETLRVNLIGPALMVKHAGKAMVDQGRGGAIVLTASVAGINSGAGPGAYSASKAGVINLAKTAAQQLTTSGVRVNAICPGLTETGMTKPTFDYAKAKEVTHKLGQLNPLKRAAQPEELANVALFLASDQASYVNGQAIAVDGGLTSSHPVTRQLLGQTSH from the coding sequence ATGAGCGGAGCGTTGGACGGCAAGGTCGCGATCATCACCGGCGCCGGGTCGGGCATCGGCCGCGCGAGCGCGCTGCGCTTTGCCGCCGAAGGCGCGAAGCTGGTGCTCGGCGACAAGACCGCCGCGGTGCACGAGACCGCCAAGGCGGTGCAGGACGCGGGCGGCGAGGCCGTCGCGCTGGAGATCGACGCGGGGGTCGAAAGCGACGTCGCGTCGCTCGTGAGGGCCGCGCAGGAGACATTCGGCGGGCTCGATATCGCCTTCGCCAACGCCGGGATCATCGGCGACATGGGCGGCATTTTCGACTTCGACCCTGGCGCCTGGGCCGAAACCTTGCGCGTCAATTTGATCGGCCCGGCGCTGATGGTGAAGCACGCCGGCAAGGCGATGGTCGACCAGGGTCGCGGCGGCGCGATCGTGCTGACCGCGAGCGTCGCGGGGATCAATTCGGGCGCGGGTCCGGGGGCTTATTCGGCGTCGAAGGCGGGCGTCATAAACCTCGCCAAGACCGCCGCGCAGCAGCTGACCACCAGCGGCGTGCGCGTCAACGCGATCTGTCCGGGCCTGACCGAGACGGGGATGACCAAGCCGACCTTCGATTATGCGAAGGCCAAGGAGGTTACCCACAAGCTGGGCCAGCTCAATCCGCTGAAGCGCGCGGCGCAGCCCGAAGAGCTCGCCAATGTCGCGCTCTTCCTTGCGAGCGACCAGGCGAGCTATGTCAACGGACAGGCGATCGCGGTCGACGGCGGGCTCACCAGCTCGCACCCGGTGACGCGCCAGCTATTGGGCCAGACCTCACACTGA
- a CDS encoding aldo/keto reductase family protein, giving the protein MQYRQLGDSGIEVSAICLGSWLTYGVGVDDSAGRACVDAAFDVGINFIDTSNIYGRGAAESFLGDVLKDRPRDSYVLATKLFFPMTDTDKGLSAVQVAKQIDASLQRLRTDYVDLYQCHRYDPDTPLEETMQALSEVVRSGKARAIGFSEWSPEQIEAAVALAPPSVKFVSSQPQYSLLYRRAEKKVIPISIANGIGQIVWSPLAMGVLSGKYAPGATPPAGTRAAGDDAAFMKLYMTDQVLEAVQALQPVADKAGCTMAQLAIGWVLAQPGITSAIVGASRPEQLRETAKAADLAIDPALLAEAAAILEGVRVS; this is encoded by the coding sequence ATGCAGTATCGGCAGCTTGGCGACAGCGGGATCGAGGTTTCGGCGATCTGCCTCGGCAGCTGGCTGACCTATGGCGTGGGGGTTGACGACAGCGCGGGGCGTGCCTGCGTCGATGCGGCCTTCGATGTCGGGATCAACTTCATCGACACGTCGAACATCTATGGGCGCGGCGCGGCGGAGAGCTTCCTCGGCGACGTGCTCAAGGACCGGCCGCGCGATTCGTACGTGCTCGCGACCAAGCTCTTCTTCCCGATGACCGACACCGACAAGGGGCTGTCGGCTGTACAAGTGGCCAAGCAGATCGACGCCAGCCTGCAGCGGCTCCGGACCGACTATGTCGATCTCTACCAATGCCATCGCTACGACCCCGACACGCCGCTCGAGGAGACGATGCAAGCCCTGAGCGAAGTCGTGCGCAGCGGCAAGGCGCGCGCGATCGGCTTTTCCGAATGGTCGCCCGAGCAGATCGAGGCCGCGGTCGCGCTCGCCCCGCCCAGCGTCAAATTCGTGTCGAGCCAGCCGCAATATTCTCTGCTCTATCGCCGCGCGGAAAAGAAGGTCATCCCGATCAGCATTGCGAACGGCATCGGCCAGATCGTCTGGTCGCCGCTCGCGATGGGGGTGCTCAGCGGCAAATATGCGCCGGGCGCCACCCCGCCCGCGGGCACGCGCGCGGCGGGCGACGATGCGGCGTTCATGAAGCTCTATATGACCGACCAAGTGCTCGAAGCGGTGCAGGCGCTGCAGCCGGTCGCCGACAAGGCGGGCTGTACGATGGCGCAACTCGCGATCGGCTGGGTGCTCGCGCAGCCGGGCATCACTAGCGCGATCGTCGGCGCGAGCCGCCCCGAACAGTTGCGCGAGACGGCCAAGGCCGCCGATCTGGCGATCGACCCCGCGCTGCTCGCCGAGGCGGCGGCCATCCTCGAAGGAGTGCGTGTTTCGTGA
- a CDS encoding serine hydrolase domain-containing protein, giving the protein MSQGFDSARLDRIPAFLQAKYVGPGRLPHAATLVSRHGEVVHQSCVGEARPGEALKEDAIFRIASMTKPVTSIAFMMLVEEGKVALGDPLVKFCPEFRDTGVFVAGGGNIPFVTRPPATPIRMVDLLRHTSGLTYGFQERTPVDAAYRKARIDDFDAAYTMDSFIEGLAKIPLQFDPGAHWNYSMATDVLGAVVERIEGKPFAEVLQERIFGPLNMVDTGFKVPADQQHRLADAYAFDPAEKMKVFDSGATSRWAKDRSFHSGGGGLVSTLADYHRFCLMLLGGGQLDGTRIVSRKTLALMTANHLVGGGDLVQHSVGIFSEAENAGVGFGLGFAVTEHPAQTLTPGSVGDYYWGGMFSTGFFVDPVEQICSVFMTQLMPSSTYPVRREVKTLVHAALND; this is encoded by the coding sequence GTGAGTCAGGGTTTCGATAGCGCAAGGCTCGACCGCATCCCGGCCTTTCTGCAGGCCAAATATGTCGGCCCCGGCCGCCTGCCGCACGCCGCGACCCTCGTGTCGCGGCACGGCGAGGTGGTGCACCAGTCGTGCGTCGGCGAGGCCCGCCCGGGCGAGGCGCTCAAGGAGGATGCGATCTTCCGCATCGCGAGCATGACCAAGCCGGTCACCAGCATCGCCTTCATGATGCTGGTCGAGGAGGGCAAGGTCGCGCTCGGCGATCCGCTCGTGAAGTTCTGCCCCGAGTTCCGCGACACCGGCGTGTTCGTCGCGGGGGGCGGCAACATCCCCTTCGTCACGCGCCCGCCGGCGACGCCGATCCGCATGGTCGACCTGCTGCGCCATACCTCGGGCCTGACCTATGGTTTCCAGGAGCGCACCCCAGTCGACGCCGCCTATCGCAAGGCGCGGATCGACGATTTCGACGCGGCTTACACGATGGACAGCTTCATCGAGGGGCTCGCCAAGATTCCGCTGCAATTCGACCCCGGCGCGCACTGGAATTATTCGATGGCGACCGACGTGCTCGGCGCGGTGGTCGAGCGGATCGAGGGCAAGCCGTTCGCCGAAGTGCTGCAGGAGCGCATCTTCGGTCCGCTGAACATGGTCGATACGGGCTTCAAGGTGCCCGCCGACCAGCAGCACCGCCTCGCCGACGCCTATGCCTTCGATCCGGCCGAGAAGATGAAGGTCTTCGACAGCGGCGCGACGAGCCGCTGGGCCAAGGACCGCAGCTTTCATTCGGGCGGCGGCGGCCTCGTCTCGACGCTCGCCGACTATCACCGTTTCTGCCTGATGCTTCTCGGCGGCGGACAGCTCGATGGCACCCGCATCGTCAGCCGCAAGACGCTCGCGCTGATGACCGCGAACCATCTCGTCGGCGGCGGCGACCTCGTCCAGCATAGCGTCGGCATCTTTTCGGAGGCCGAAAATGCCGGGGTCGGCTTCGGGCTCGGTTTCGCGGTGACCGAGCATCCGGCGCAGACGCTGACCCCCGGGTCGGTCGGCGACTATTATTGGGGCGGCATGTTCTCGACCGGCTTCTTCGTCGATCCAGTCGAGCAGATCTGCTCGGTCTTCATGACCCAGCTGATGCCCTCCTCCACCTATCCCGTGCGGCGCGAGGTCAAGACGCTTGTCCACGCCGCGCTCAACGATTGA